One genomic window of Vibrio parahaemolyticus includes the following:
- a CDS encoding lipopolysaccharide biosynthesis protein, producing the protein MSKAMTNMSLFAIALVINKSISLLMLPVLPHFLTPEQMGKLELLTTFGVVTTLLVSFALHEALYRFVGVEKDAQKRTVSLNQLYSLSVLIASAVAAILLLLIALLPIPEPFTRIEFAVVTLAIVLEGSIAIGTAWLRTQDDKAKTLLQVMVTTTLLQVTFIVAALALHPHVISVLIGGLIAAVMQFVWLHIINRYTLALPQIALAKQYLNYCLPVMLSALVAFCLNGAERWFIGANASLATLGIYAIAVKFAVGMCILVQPFGMWWMPRRFAYLENGRDNEAVRVSHLGMIYVSALSVVVATLAMVMITNFLPETYHEAVLYTLFLLPIAMLKEWSELLNIAILFKRRTRWLLGINVVSAFVAIGLLFGLSSLGIFGVFIALYYAQLCKLGLTYAVGQQCMTLPFHLSLMVLLQIISGVALFLLHSSQSIGIAIAICILTCSLLAGLTVRYMSKEARSALSQQFIRWRGQVKRYSI; encoded by the coding sequence ATGTCTAAAGCAATGACCAACATGTCACTTTTCGCGATTGCGTTAGTGATCAACAAAAGCATCAGCTTACTCATGTTGCCTGTGCTCCCACACTTTTTGACGCCAGAGCAAATGGGCAAACTCGAGCTACTGACCACTTTTGGCGTAGTGACAACCTTGTTGGTCAGCTTTGCTTTGCACGAAGCACTCTATCGTTTTGTCGGCGTGGAGAAAGACGCACAAAAAAGAACCGTTTCTCTCAACCAACTTTATTCATTGTCGGTGCTGATCGCCAGCGCGGTGGCTGCGATTCTCCTGTTACTGATTGCGTTACTCCCTATTCCTGAACCTTTTACGCGCATCGAATTTGCTGTTGTTACGCTTGCCATTGTTCTGGAGGGCAGCATTGCGATTGGCACGGCTTGGCTGCGCACTCAAGATGACAAAGCCAAAACACTGCTTCAAGTGATGGTGACGACGACTCTACTGCAAGTCACGTTTATCGTCGCGGCGCTTGCGCTGCACCCACATGTCATCTCGGTGCTGATTGGCGGTCTTATCGCTGCGGTCATGCAATTTGTTTGGTTACACATCATCAACCGTTACACCCTTGCTCTGCCTCAGATTGCCTTAGCCAAGCAGTATTTGAATTACTGCCTACCAGTAATGTTGTCTGCGCTTGTCGCGTTTTGTTTGAATGGCGCCGAGCGCTGGTTCATCGGTGCAAATGCTTCGTTGGCGACGTTAGGCATTTATGCGATTGCGGTTAAGTTCGCAGTGGGTATGTGTATTTTGGTGCAGCCATTTGGCATGTGGTGGATGCCACGACGCTTTGCATACCTCGAAAATGGTCGAGATAATGAAGCCGTGCGTGTTTCCCATTTAGGGATGATTTATGTTTCTGCGCTCAGCGTGGTTGTAGCGACACTAGCAATGGTCATGATCACGAACTTCTTGCCAGAGACCTACCATGAAGCGGTACTTTACACTCTGTTCTTGCTACCGATTGCGATGCTCAAGGAATGGAGCGAATTATTAAACATCGCCATTCTTTTCAAACGCAGAACCCGATGGTTGCTTGGTATTAATGTGGTTTCTGCCTTCGTTGCGATTGGGTTGCTGTTTGGGTTGTCTTCTCTCGGTATTTTTGGCGTGTTCATTGCGTTGTACTACGCGCAGCTTTGTAAACTCGGCTTAACTTACGCGGTTGGCCAACAGTGTATGACTCTACCATTCCATTTGAGTTTGATGGTTTTACTGCAAATTATCTCAGGTGTGGCACTGTTCCTGCTTCACTCTTCACAATCGATAGGAATCGCCATCGCAATTTGCATTTTGACATGCAGCCTGCTGGCAGGACTCACCGTTCGTTACATGAGTAAAGAAGCCCGCAGCGCATTAAGTCAGCAATTCATTCGATGGCGCGGACAAGTGAAGAGATATTCGATATGA
- a CDS encoding glycosyltransferase family 4 protein, with translation MKRVLMFDAIPMQGGSKIANAELLKQCNKLNVVGYLVTTKPEHWTPLLQDTPRIQILNIKAAPFCSTHGLIYWLMNAFYLIQLLKVCMKLPKIDWYLGLSCPSNDMPLYLMRLFSRKPVVQMIHGPVGVARSSGYCLVKASAIYYLSNTRESLINALQAYLKTPKPATERYWSTLNASTFVNGLSRERWPKQANPISNRVFWAASLLKWKNVDLLLDALTLENTTTIQSTICYIKPNVPGVEYSTPDFNTKGVDWYESPNNLNELRAQCGVFVSTSVNEPFGLSILEALASGMCVVIPHDDSYWDRVLTHGKNCIKYTPNNAASLHNAIRLLNESPWMKVTMGLEALNVAQLYSAERCYMPIAQYLCSEHAPTSHHGAKARNNVKGYDHV, from the coding sequence ATGAAACGTGTATTGATGTTCGATGCGATTCCAATGCAAGGTGGTTCCAAAATCGCCAATGCGGAGCTACTCAAACAGTGCAATAAGCTCAACGTTGTTGGTTATTTGGTGACAACAAAACCTGAGCATTGGACGCCACTTTTGCAAGACACGCCGCGCATCCAGATTCTCAACATAAAAGCGGCGCCGTTTTGCTCCACTCATGGCCTTATCTATTGGTTGATGAACGCGTTTTACCTGATTCAACTGCTCAAGGTTTGCATGAAGCTGCCAAAAATAGATTGGTATCTGGGGCTTTCTTGCCCAAGCAATGACATGCCTTTGTACCTGATGAGATTGTTCAGCCGCAAGCCAGTGGTACAAATGATTCACGGACCTGTTGGCGTCGCAAGATCGTCCGGCTACTGCTTAGTAAAAGCCAGCGCTATCTACTATCTGTCAAACACTCGCGAATCCTTGATTAACGCGTTGCAAGCCTATTTAAAAACACCAAAACCTGCGACGGAAAGATATTGGAGCACATTGAACGCCTCCACATTTGTGAACGGCCTTTCTCGCGAACGCTGGCCGAAACAAGCTAATCCAATCTCCAATCGCGTGTTTTGGGCAGCGAGTTTGTTGAAATGGAAAAACGTGGATTTACTGCTGGATGCCCTAACGTTAGAAAACACCACCACCATTCAATCCACCATTTGTTACATCAAACCGAATGTACCAGGCGTTGAATATTCCACTCCAGATTTTAATACCAAAGGGGTCGATTGGTATGAATCTCCAAACAACCTCAACGAATTGCGTGCACAGTGTGGTGTTTTTGTTTCCACCAGCGTGAACGAACCTTTCGGGCTTTCCATTTTAGAAGCACTGGCGTCCGGTATGTGTGTGGTTATCCCTCACGATGATAGCTATTGGGATCGCGTATTGACTCATGGAAAGAACTGCATCAAATACACACCGAATAATGCGGCTTCTCTGCACAACGCGATTCGTCTGCTTAATGAGTCACCGTGGATGAAGGTCACAATGGGACTTGAAGCCTTAAATGTCGCACAGCTATACAGCGCTGAACGCTGCTACATGCCAATCGCTCAATATTTATGTTCAGAGCATGCACCAACCAGTCATCACGGTGCCAAAGCGCGAAACAACGTCAAAGGATATGACCATGTCTAA
- a CDS encoding glycosyltransferase family 4 protein, translated as MKLISNNPDLPMVGEVWIFVDSRIFGGIESHILELAKGILAFGHAVRIVLPTEYTPQAQLVEKAQAANIPTSYLPQISGVPLNTIAIKHLTSAVAHHQPSVLHTHGYKASILARTAKLLTRTFPRLVSTYHAGESSSGKLWLYDGLDRCSGYLSDHCFAVSKSIQDKVLCPSQLLNNFVALPSMNSHYQEISFVGRLSHEKGADQFIELAKACPDYRFSIYGDGPERQTLETTAPANVIFHGHQTDMNAVWENISVLIISSRFEGLPMAALEAMARGIVVISLKVGRLPDIIQTGNNGFIADDVPALALNLQHWMAMEKSQQERIRKNARQTIVEQFSTESVIPVLLTQYQIEMDN; from the coding sequence ATGAAGTTAATCTCGAACAATCCTGATTTACCCATGGTGGGCGAAGTTTGGATTTTTGTTGATAGCCGCATTTTTGGCGGCATCGAAAGCCACATATTAGAGCTGGCAAAAGGCATTCTCGCGTTCGGGCACGCCGTGCGTATTGTGTTGCCAACGGAGTACACACCTCAAGCGCAGCTTGTAGAGAAAGCGCAAGCGGCAAACATTCCCACCAGCTATTTGCCGCAAATATCTGGCGTTCCTTTGAATACAATTGCGATCAAGCACCTCACCAGTGCTGTCGCGCATCACCAACCGAGTGTACTGCACACTCACGGCTACAAGGCGAGCATACTGGCTCGCACCGCCAAACTGCTCACTCGCACTTTTCCGCGTTTGGTTTCAACTTATCATGCCGGTGAGTCGTCATCGGGCAAACTGTGGCTTTACGACGGGCTGGACAGATGCTCAGGCTATCTCTCGGATCACTGCTTTGCAGTAAGCAAAAGTATTCAAGATAAAGTGCTCTGCCCCTCGCAACTGCTCAACAACTTTGTCGCGCTACCAAGCATGAACAGCCACTATCAAGAGATCTCGTTTGTTGGTCGCTTAAGCCATGAAAAAGGCGCAGATCAATTTATCGAGTTAGCGAAAGCCTGCCCCGATTATCGCTTCTCTATCTATGGCGATGGGCCTGAGCGACAAACCTTAGAGACAACCGCACCAGCGAATGTCATTTTTCATGGTCATCAAACCGATATGAACGCGGTATGGGAAAATATCAGCGTATTGATCATCTCTTCTCGCTTCGAAGGACTACCCATGGCGGCACTTGAGGCAATGGCACGCGGCATTGTGGTGATCAGTCTAAAGGTCGGACGTTTACCCGACATCATTCAAACAGGCAACAATGGCTTTATTGCCGATGATGTCCCCGCTCTCGCACTCAATCTGCAACACTGGATGGCGATGGAGAAAAGCCAACAAGAACGAATCCGTAAAAACGCACGCCAAACGATCGTAGAGCAGTTCTCAACAGAGAGCGTTATTCCCGTATTGCTAACGCAATATCAAATTGAGATGGATAACTAA
- a CDS encoding glycosyltransferase, translated as MTTPKRILYVHYGDNWIRGSEVVLLDLILGIDRDKFEPIVWSNCQPLIEKCQDLGIKAEHSTFNLVGGWCAPRWDITGWNNLIKQGSALIEKHNIDLVHVNSGGPCQWMSLAARMNHVPLVTQLHCHYTLRDRFSLGLHLSPKLICVSKDVGREILRDGYPEEQLHVVHNGVSLDDSEAPIDIKARLGIPSNAFTFLSVGSLIKRKGFDRLIHAMRMHNYHQTNPHLVIVGDGEERENLKQLVTDLGMQDRVHFVGEQTNAGAWMSGNADAFISGAYEEAFGLVVGEAALAKLPIVAPKTGGIPELFEHNHSALLYPNQGMAGLLNAIQLVMQDADLREKLAENAYLHASQNLTTTASVKAIEAIYETELENKTVVPMPMAQCMKPISRWLSIN; from the coding sequence ATGACTACTCCAAAACGCATTCTTTACGTTCATTATGGTGATAACTGGATTCGCGGCAGTGAAGTGGTACTACTCGATCTTATCTTGGGTATCGACCGAGACAAGTTCGAGCCAATTGTCTGGTCGAACTGCCAACCTCTGATTGAGAAATGCCAAGATCTTGGTATCAAAGCAGAGCACTCTACGTTCAATCTCGTCGGTGGCTGGTGTGCGCCGCGTTGGGACATCACGGGTTGGAATAACCTGATCAAACAAGGGTCAGCGCTCATCGAGAAGCACAATATCGACCTCGTTCATGTCAACAGCGGTGGCCCTTGCCAGTGGATGTCCTTAGCCGCGCGCATGAATCATGTACCTCTAGTCACGCAATTGCATTGTCACTACACGCTGCGCGATCGTTTTTCGCTTGGCTTGCACCTTTCGCCGAAACTGATCTGTGTGAGCAAAGATGTAGGCCGTGAAATTCTGCGCGATGGTTATCCAGAAGAGCAACTGCACGTAGTGCACAACGGCGTCTCTTTGGATGACTCTGAAGCGCCTATCGACATCAAAGCGCGCTTGGGGATTCCTTCCAATGCGTTCACCTTCCTTTCGGTTGGTTCGCTGATCAAACGCAAAGGGTTTGACCGCCTCATTCATGCTATGCGAATGCACAACTACCATCAAACCAATCCACATCTCGTGATTGTCGGCGACGGTGAAGAGCGCGAAAACTTGAAGCAATTAGTTACCGACCTTGGTATGCAAGACCGCGTGCACTTCGTCGGAGAACAGACCAATGCAGGCGCTTGGATGTCGGGCAATGCTGACGCTTTCATTAGCGGCGCATACGAAGAGGCTTTTGGTCTAGTCGTAGGAGAAGCGGCATTAGCAAAACTGCCAATCGTAGCACCTAAAACTGGAGGTATTCCCGAATTGTTCGAGCACAACCATAGCGCCCTTCTTTATCCAAACCAGGGGATGGCGGGACTGCTGAATGCGATTCAATTGGTCATGCAAGATGCCGACTTGCGAGAAAAACTGGCTGAAAATGCCTACCTACATGCTAGCCAAAACTTGACCACGACCGCTTCCGTCAAAGCGATTGAAGCAATTTATGAAACCGAGCTGGAAAACAAAACTGTTGTACCGATGCCAATGGCGCAGTGCATGAAACCCATTTCCCGCTGGTTGAGCATCAACTGA